Part of the Halalkalicoccus subterraneus genome is shown below.
ACCCTCGCGAGGGCCACGAACTCTCGCGCTCGGGCGAGCCCGGCCATATCGTCGACCGGATCGAGCGGGTCGCCCGCTGGTTCGACGGCTACTCCGGACACCACGACGCCCCACGGGCGCTCGAACGCGGCGAGGATGGACTGTCGGGGGACGAGGCGACGGACTGAAACTACAAAAGCGAGCGCGTCGTATGGATGAGCATGGACAGGAACGTCGGCGGGCTCGACAGACGCATCCGAATACTCGCGGGGATCGCGGTGTTGGCCTCCGCGCTCCGGGCGAAGGGGTTCGGACGGATCGTCGCACTTCTCGTGGGCGCGGACCTCCTGCTCACAGCCGCGGTCCAGCGTTGCCCGCTGAACGCCCTATTGGGAATCGACACCTGTCATGGGGAGCGCACGGAACCGGACGGGTGATCTATTGAGCTCTCGAAGGGTGCGTTTCGACTCAAACGAATCGAGCGTATTGGGGCTCTCGTCTTGCGGTTTCGACCCGAAAGGAAGGGGTTCACTCGACGAAGTCGATCCCCTCGACCGAGGGGGCAGGATCGGGCCGCATCCGGTGTTCGTAGCGCTCGATCCAGTCGGCGAAACAGCCCGGACAGAGGGTTTGAGAGTCGACCTCCGAGCCGTCGACCGCAAGCGAGACGGTGCGAGAAAGCGCCGTCCCCACCTCCTCGCCACAGCCGTCACAGGAAACGTCGGCCATAGGGAAGCTCACACGGGCGGACGAATAGCCCTTACGTCGTGCGGAACGCCCGATCGCCCGCGTCGCCGAGTCCCGGCACGATAAAACCGTCGTCGTTCAGGCGGTCGTCGATACTCACCGTGAGAAGCTGTGTCTCGGGGAAGGCCTCGCCGACGCGGACCAGACCGTCGGGGGCCGAGACGGCGGAGAGGACGAACAGGTGTTCGGGTTCGGGAGCGTTTTCCAGAACACGATCGAGGACCGCACACATCGTCGAGCCGGTCGCGAGCATCGGGTCCGCGACGATCACGGTGTCCTGCTCGCGGATCTCGGGCAGTTTCACGTAGTCGATACTGATCGGGAACTCGCCTTCGGCCATGCCGGCCTCCTCGTCGCGGCCCGCCGAGATGACGCCCTGTTTCGCCCTCGG
Proteins encoded:
- a CDS encoding DUF7569 family protein; translation: MADVSCDGCGEEVGTALSRTVSLAVDGSEVDSQTLCPGCFADWIERYEHRMRPDPAPSVEGIDFVE
- the upp gene encoding uracil phosphoribosyltransferase, encoding MTIEDRDTAHVITHALARDTLSRLRSVETEQVAFRKGLVKLGRVCGYEIIDGSMETEYVEIETPLETTMGERVKGLDDVVIVNVLRAATPFVEGLLKAFPRAKQGVISAGRDEEAGMAEGEFPISIDYVKLPEIREQDTVIVADPMLATGSTMCAVLDRVLENAPEPEHLFVLSAVSAPDGLVRVGEAFPETQLLTVSIDDRLNDDGFIVPGLGDAGDRAFRTT
- a CDS encoding YgaP family membrane protein; translated protein: MDRNVGGLDRRIRILAGIAVLASALRAKGFGRIVALLVGADLLLTAAVQRCPLNALLGIDTCHGERTEPDG